A region of Porites lutea chromosome 13, jaPorLute2.1, whole genome shotgun sequence DNA encodes the following proteins:
- the LOC140922558 gene encoding uncharacterized protein, producing the protein MLASQRPPLLDKTITFRKYKGIDLGSFKRDLNSSSLCQSTPSVISGEGLDELARDYNNTISALVDRHAPLKSKRVRSRPSVPWYTAEINAAKKLRRKAERHWRRTGLHEDFAAFKAQRNRVTYLMNVARKEFYTDFIAENSSDQGKLFRAAKKLLAKKEVPSFPEYVDNSALVNDIGRYFIRKINTIRSGIDATSDPSDGALLPDDPVVGPNKQLWEFRSLDEGQVSELIQKCSKKSCPSDPAPTSLVVSCLDELLPVITCLINGSMKIGYYPCNWKEGLVTPLLKSAGLLSDFKNLRPISNLQYISKLTERGFRANACAYDQS; encoded by the coding sequence ATGCTGGCCTCGCAAAGACCCCCTCTGCTAGATAAGACGATAACATTCAGGAAATACAAGGGTATTGACTTGGGATCCTTTAAGCGGGATTTGAACTCATCTTCACTTTGTCAGAGTACACCAAGTGTAATATCTGGGGAGGGGCTTGATGAGCTAGCGCGTGATTATAACAACACAATATCTGCACTTGTCGATCGCCACGCCCCTCTGAAGTCCAAACGCGTAAGGTCACGCCCTTCGGTTCCATGGTACACCGCTGAGATCAACGCTGCTAAGAAACTCAGGAGAAAGGCTGAAAGGCACTGGCGGAGGACTGGGCTACACGAGGATTTTGCTGCTTTTAAAGCACAAAGGAATCGCGTAACGTATTTGATGAACGTAGCAAGAAAGGAGTTCTACACTGACTTCATCGCAGAGAATAGTTCAGATCAAGGGAAGCTCTTTAGAGCGGCCAAGAAGTTACTAGCTAAAAAGGAAGTTCCATCATTTCCTGAATATGTGGATAACAGTGCGCTAGTGAATGACATCGGTCGATACTTTATTCGGAAAATTAATACCATTCGATCAGGTATTGATGCTACATCAGATCCTAGTGATGGAGCTCTACTGCCAGACGACCCGGTAGTTGGTCCCAATAAACAACTCTGGGAATTTCGGTCTCTCGATGAAGGCCAGGTTTCTGAGCTTATTCAAAAGTGCAGTAAGAAATCTTGTCCCAGTGACCCTGCGCCAACTTCACTAGTTGTATCATGTTTGGACGAACTTCTCCCAGTTATCACGTGTTTGATTAATGGCTCCATGAAAATTGGGTATTATCCCTGTAATTGGAAAGAAGGACTTGTTACTCCTTTGCTTAAGTCAGCTGGCCTACTCTCTGACTTCAAGAATTTACGCCCCATCAGCAACCTACAGTACATTTCTAAACTGACGGAGCGCGGTTTTCGAGCAAATGCATGCGCATATGACCAATCATAG
- the LOC140923358 gene encoding uncharacterized skeletal organic matrix protein 5-like, with translation MGDFGCGGGGWTLALKTDGLKGTFRFSSPLWSNRNPYNVAGGKTGFDTQETKLPTYWSTSFTKICLGMRIGNQIRFVLQNQTATSLHSLISDGAFRATSLGRHSWKALIGPQGSLQRNCNREGFNAVCSGKSNPSKTRIGILGNNQNDCGSCESRIGFGMEGAPDGSIRCGIAARNKADNGKKFINTFGYILVQ, from the exons ATGGGAGACTTTGGATGTGGAGGAGGTGGATGGACGCTGGCCTTAAAGACAGACGGCTTAAAG GGAACATTCCGCTTCAGTTCTCCACTTTGGAGTAACAGAAACCCATACAACGTTGCAGGTGGCAAGACAGGTTTTGACACTCAAGAAACAAAGTTACCAACCTACTGGAGTACAAGTTTTACCAAGATCTGTCTCGGGATGAGGATCGGAAATCAGATTAGGTTTGTTCTTCAAAATCAGACTGCCACCTCTCTTCACTCCCTCATCTCCGACGGAGCGTTCCGTGCAACCAGCCTGGGCCGTCATTCCTGGAAGGCGCTGATTGGTCCTCAGGGCTCCTTACAGCGCAACTGCAATAGAGAAGGGTTTAATGCTGTTTGCAGCGGAAAAAGTAATCCTTCCAAAACAAGAATCGGTATCCTTGGAAACAACCAAAACGACTGCGGCAGTTGCGAGTCCAGAATCGGATTCGGGATGGAAGGGGCGCCAGATGGCTCCATAAGATGTGGAATTGCGGCACGAAACAAAGCTGATAATGGGAAAAAGTTCATCAACACGTTTGGATACATCTTGGTTCAATAG
- the LOC140923374 gene encoding uncharacterized skeletal organic matrix protein 5-like: protein MVTSAASVVSSCKEQYEKDNFSKSQVYNLSIDAQIIPVYCHMGDFGCGGGGWTLALKTDGVKRTFRFSSPLWSDRNTYNIAGGMTGFDNQETKLPTYWGTNFSKICLGMKIGSQTRFVALNQTATSLHSLISDGAFRASDLGRERWKMLIGPQGSLQRNCNREGFNAVCSGTSYPSRARIGILGNNKNDCVSCDSRIGFGMKGEPDDSIRCGVAARNYADNGEKYVNAFGYILVQ from the exons ATGGTCACGTCAGCCGCTTCTGTCGTCTCTTCTTGTAAGGAACAGTACGAAAAAGACAA tttttcaaagagtCAAGTGTATAACCTGAGTATCGATGCCCAAATAATTCCTGTTTACTGTCACATGGGAGACTTTGGATGTGGAGGAGGAGGATGGACGCTGGCCTTAAAGACAGACGGAGTGAAG AGGACCTTCCGCTTCTCTTCTCCGCTGTGGAGTGACAGAAATACATACAACATTGCAGGAGGAATGACTGGTTTTGACAATCAAGAAACCAAGCTTCCAACCTACTGGGGCACAAATTTTTCCAAGATCTGCCTCGGAATGAAGATCGGCAGTCAGACTAGGTTCGTTGCTCTTAACCAGACTGCCACCTCTCTTCACTCCCTCATTTCCGACGGAGCGTTCCGTGCAAGCGATCTGGGTCGTGAGCGCTGGAAGATGCTGATTGGTCCTCAGGGCTCCTTGCAGCGCAACTGCAATAGAGAAGGGTTTAATGCAGTTTGCAGTGGAACTAGTTATCCTTCGAGAGCAAGAATAGGTATCCTtggaaacaacaaaaacgaCTGTGTTAGCTGTGATTCTAGAATCGGATTTGGCATGAAAGGGGAGCCAGATGATTCCATCAGATGTGGAGTTGCGGCACGAAACTATGCGGATAATGGCGAAAAGTACGTTAATGCATTTGGATACATCTTAGTGCAATAG
- the LOC140923132 gene encoding carboxypeptidase B-like, with amino-acid sequence MSSPLFCLAILMLASLTSAEEKVIRIFPGNNEQLEFLNSLQDNQDLELDFWKAPHKVGLAVDIHVTEHAYKILAVQLNKKSIQFQIVIFDVEQLMDEENAVQTRGFSVSFYSKYHPLLEIEEEMRNLANQNPRMAKVFSVGRSYEGREQRAIELKGKPRPNKKTFFMNCGIHAREWVSPATCMYIIKQIVSKYGRDSSVTEMLNKMDFVIMPVLNVDGYVFTWNKSSRRNRFWRKTRKPNTGSSCVGTDPNRNWDYKWGLPGASSNPCNDAYRGTHAFSEVEVRNVANYLQRASRSDKIAGYMDVHAYSQLWMIPWGYTRTPTSDHEELMRVSKSAVIAIRNAGYRTYYRYGPSSVIIYQNSGGSKDYTYGKLNIKYSFALELRDRGRYGFLLPANQIVPTAMETFEGIKAMAREMRI; translated from the exons ATGTCATCTCCGTTGTTCTGCCTCGCTATTCTTATGTTGGCTTCATTGACTTCTGCTGA GGAAAAGGTCATTCGTATCTTTCCTGGAAACAATGAACAACTTGAATTCCTCAACTCTTTACAGGATAACCAAGACCTTGAG CTGGACTTCTGGAAAGCTCCTCATAAAGTTGGCCTTGCTGTTGATATTCACGTGACTGAGCATGCGTACAAGATTCTCGCAGTGCAGCTTAACAAGAAAAGTATTCAGTTTCAAATTGTCATTTTTGATGTAGAGCAGTTGATGGACGAGGAAAATGCCGTACAGACACGAGGATTCTCCGTCAGCTTTTACAGCAAATATCATCCATTGCTCGAG ATCGAGGAGGAGATGCGAAACCTAGCAAACCAGAATCCCAGGATGGCGAAAGTGTTCAGTGTGGGAAGATCATATGAGGGTAGAGAACAAAGGGCTATTGAG CTGAAAGGCAAACCAAGACCGAACAAAAAGACTTTCTTTATGAATTGTGGAATCCACGCACGAGAATGGGTTTCGCCGGCAACCTGCATGTACATCATAAAACAG ATCGTGTCCAAATACGGAAGAGACAGCAGCGTGACAGAAATGTTGAACAAGATGGATTTCGTTATCATGCCAGTCTTGAATGTTGATGGCTATGTGTTTACATGGAACAAG TCCAGCAGAAGAAATAGATTCTGGAGGAAGACCCGCAAACCAAACACGGGATCAAGCTGTGTTGGGACTGATCCCAACAGAAACTGGGATTACAAATGGGGAT TACCAGGTGCCAGTAGCAATCCCTGTAACGACGCTTATCGTGGAACACATGCATTCTCCGAGGTGGAAGTCAGAAATGTGGCAAATTACTTACAAAGAGCAAGCAGATCAGACAAAATTGCTGGTTATATGGATGTTCACGCCTATAGTCAGCTCTGGATGATCCCCTGGGGATATACCAGGACACCAACTAGTGACCACGAAGAGCTG ATGAGAGTGAGCAAATCCGCTGTTATTGCGATAAGGAACGCTGGTTACAGAACTTACTACAGATATGGGCCATCATCTGTCATAATAT ATCAAAATTCTGGTGGAAGCAAAGATTACACATATGGTAAACTGAACATCAAGTATTCTTTCGCGCTTGAGCTAAGGGACAGAGGGCGTTACGGCTTCCTGTTACCAGCAAATCAGATCGTGCCGACTGCGATGGAGACATTTGAGGGAATCAAGGCAATGGCAAGAGAAATGAGGATCTAA
- the LOC140922784 gene encoding uncharacterized skeletal organic matrix protein 5-like: protein MGDFGCGGGGWTVAVKINGYKRTFHYDSFLWSDTNTYNVAGGKTGFDMEETKLPSYWATPFKRVCLGMRIGKQVKFVPVDMKASSLHSLIAGGVFQATSLGRDKWKSLIGSHASLQTGCNREGFNAAASQSDSAKARIGILGNDQRDCITCDSRIGFGTGGHTDDSNTCGNNAPNGFTSDNGGNNIKAMGYILVQ from the exons ATGGGAGATTTTGGATGCGGCGGTGGAGGTTGGACTGTAGCAGTGAAAATAAACGGATACAAG AGGACGTTCCACTATGATTCTTTTCTGTGGAGCGACACAAACACATACAACGTTGCAGGGGGAAAAACTGGCTTTGACATGGAAGAGACCAAGTTGCCTTCCTATTGGGCCACACCCTTCAAAAGGGTCTGTCTCGGCATGAGAATTGGCAAGCAGGTAAAGTTCGTTCCGGTTGACATGAAAGCCAGCTCTCTGCACTCTCTGATCGCGGGTGGTGTCTTCCAGGCGACCTCTTTGGGTCGTGACAAGTGGAAATCGCTGATTGGCTCACATGCCTCCTTGCAGACTGGCTGCAATCGAGAGGGCTTCAATGCAGCAGCCAGTCAAAGCGATTCGGCCAAAGCAAGAATTGGTATTCTTGGAAATGACCAGCGAGATTGCATTACTTGTGATTCTAGGATTGGGTTTGGCACAGGAGGTCACACTGATGATTCCAACACTTGCGGGAACAACGCTCCGAACGGATTCACGTCTGATAACGGAGGAAACAACATTAAAGCCATGGGATATATATTAGTTCAGTAG
- the LOC140922785 gene encoding uncharacterized skeletal organic matrix protein 5-like → MGNFGCGDGGWTMAMKIDGSKQTSHYDSQFWSNKGTFNLEGGKTCFDHQETKLPSYWSTPFSKICLGMKLGHDINFIVLHKKANSLFSLIADGVYRTTTVGRNTWKKLIGAQASLQRNCNKEGFNAISNHKTDSRVRIGIVSNQQNDCSGSESRIGFGGAGYPVDSNTCGNEAVASPDNGDKHIKTMGYILVQ, encoded by the exons ATGGGAAACTTTGGATGCGGTGATGGAGGATGGACAATGGCCATGAAGATTGACGGCTCTAAG caAACCTCCCACTACGATTCGCAGTTTTGGAGCAACAAAGGTACATTTAACCTTGAGGGAGGGAAGACTTGTTTTGACCATCAAGAGACCAAGTTGCCGTCTTATTGGAGCACACCCTTCTCCAAGATCTGCCTTGGTATGAAGCTCGGCCATGATATAAACTTCATTGTCCTGCACAAGAAAGCTAACTCTCTTTTCTCTCTGATCGCTGACGGCGTGTACCGCACCACCACAGTGGGTCGCAACACGTGGAAGAAGCTTATTGGGGCACAGGCCTCCTTGCAACGAAACTGTAATAAGGAGGGTTTTAACGCGATATCAAACCACAAAACAGATTCCAGGGTCAGAATAGGCATTGTGAGTAACCAACAAAATGACTGCTCTGGTTCTGAATCTAGAATAGGCTTTGGTGGGGCTGGGTATCCTGTGGATTCTAACACGTGTGGAAACGAGGCAGTAGCCAGTCCAGATAACGGAGACAAACATATAAAGACGATGGGCTACATATTAGTTCAGTAA
- the LOC140922559 gene encoding carbohydrate sulfotransferase 3-like: MPPFRFCLRLLAIAIVTTAVFYLTGFLYGNHRRNIIANDYPKHFGSELQITSKNMLSSEEALILTPTPKELKNLLDFSQRRRSLLIFGADRSGTTFISRMFSEDPQMFMIYEPLWVTKAWRKKQPSEDWTRSELEVINGILSCNFTKFPLATRFLAHTSRKWSGASFKNPFLSENFCSVAESRKKSCPDLSLVPNFAAEMCASRYRHSVTKIAQGRVPKLELSSIVPQVFLENLDTDIKVIQILRDPRGSLTSRIKLGWMPNHTSPSFVHQVRYPCTRIAENVKYGRNLPEEYRNKYMEVYYRDIAKFPIKTALKIYRFAGFEMPEDLLKWIVVNTSPSSEALVREAGKPFSSVRNSSANTESWRSAPEEQNRIIERECLELMQLIGIEK; the protein is encoded by the coding sequence ATGCCGCCATTTCGCTTCTGTCTACGATTGCTGGCTATTGCGATCGTTACTACTGCCGTATTTTATTTGACTGGTTTCCTGTATGGAAACCACCGAAGAAACATTATCGCTAATGATTACCCGAAACATTTTGGAAGTGAACTACAAATAACATCCAAAAACATGCTTTCCAGTGAAGAAGCACTAATTCTGACCCCAACGCCGAAAGAACTGAAGAATCTATTGGATTTCTCACAACGCCGACGAAGTTTGCTGATCTTCGGAGCCGACCGATCGGGAACGACTTTTATCAGCCGAATGTTTAGCGAAGATCCGCAAATGTTTATGATCTACGAGCCGCTGTGGGTTACAAAGGCATGGAGGAAAAAGCAACCGAGCGAGGACTGGACGCGTAGTGAGCTTGAAGTAATAAATGGAATTCTTAGCtgtaattttacaaaatttccaTTAGCTACAAGATTTCTGGCCCACACGTCACGAAAATGGTCGGGCGCCTCTTTTAAGAATCCATTCTTGTCAGAAAACTTCTGCAGCGTCGCAGAGTCCAGGAAAAAATCTTGCCCAGATCTCTCTTTGGTTCCAAACTTTGCCGCCGAAATGTGCGCATCTCGATATCGGCACAGTGTTACTAAAATAGCCCAGGGACGAGTCCCTAAGTTAGAATTGTCCAGTATTGTGCCTCAGGTATTTCTAGAAAACCTGGACACAGATATCAAAGTCATTCAAATTCTTCGAGATCCGCGCGGAAGCCTTACGTCAAGAATAAAATTAGGTTGGATGCCGAACCACACTTCCCCATCATTTGTTCATCAAGTGAGATACCCTTGCACGAGAATTGCAGAAAACGTAAAATATGGCAGAAACCTACCAGAAGAGTACCGAAACAAATACATGGAAGTGTATTACCGAGATATTGCCAAGTTTCCAATCAAAACGGCGTTAAAGATTTACAGATTTGCTGGCTTTGAGATGCCGGAAGATCTGTTAAAGTGGATCGTTGTGAACACCAGTCCAAGTTCAGAAGCTCTGGTCAGAGAAGCAGGCAAACCATTTTCGTCCGTTAGAAATTCCTCTGCTAATACAGAAAGTTGGCGTAGTGCTCCAGAGGAGCAAAATCGAATAATAGAACGAGAATGCTTGGAATTAATGCAGCTTATAGGGATAGAAAAATAA